The Humulus lupulus chromosome 4, drHumLupu1.1, whole genome shotgun sequence genome has a window encoding:
- the LOC133831998 gene encoding protein FAR1-RELATED SEQUENCE 5-like, whose translation MSYVAELVGGYDKTPFTIKDLYNRMSSASTVGFKGSDASRALGYLEHKADHDPGFYGLFAYDKGKRLLHLFWVDAKSRSDYERYGHAIAFDSTYKTNSFGKPFLIWVGINNHFRTCILGFAILDNESTASYMWATRAFLACMKGVLPITVVTDGDPAIEKTLKELMPNVTHRLCYWHIHNNAISHTKDPSFGKELTNLVFRYYTEEEFERRWAALLTHFDVEDNSYAASLYKSRKSWAETFLRGNFFCGMTTTQRSEGINAVLKKKVNQHMKMYEFVRALDMALSWVRQ comes from the coding sequence ATGTCATACGTGGCAGAGCTAGTCGGAGGATATGATAAGACCCCATTTACAATCAAAGACCTATACAATCGAATGTCATCGGCTTCAACTGTTGGCTTTAAGGGGTCGGATGCTAGCAGAGCCTTAGGGTATCTGGAGCACAAAGCAGATCACGATCCAGGTTTCTATGGTTTATTTGCTTATGATAAAGGCAAGAGATTACTTCACCTGTTCTGGGTAGATGCAAAATCAAGGTCGGATTACGAAAGATATGGACACGCAATCGCCTTTGATTCTACATATAAGACAAATAGCTTTGGTAAGCCTTTTTTGATTTGGGTTGGTATTAATAACCACTTTCGGACTTGTATACTTGGTTTCGCAATCCTTGACAATGAATCCACTGCTAGCTACATGTGGGCAACGAGGGCCTTCTTGGCTTGTATGAAAGGTGTGCTACCGATAACAGTTGTCACCGATGGAGATCCTGCCATTGAAAAAACACTAAAAGAGTTGATGCCTAATGTCACACATCGGCTATGTTATTGGCATATACACAACAATGCCATTTCTCACACAAAAGACCCATCATTCGGGAAGGAACTAACTAATTTAGTGTTTAGATATTACACTGAGGAGGAATTTGAAAGAAGGTGGGCAGCATTGCTCACTCACTTTGATGTGGAAGATAACTCATATGCCGCAAGTCTTTATAAATCAAGAAAGAGTTGGGCAGAAACCTTCTTGAGGGGAAATTTTTTTTGCGGAATGACAACAACCCAAAGGAGCGAGGGTATTAATGCTGTCTTGAAGAAGAAGGTCAATCAACATATGAAGATGTATGAGTTTGTTAGAGCTCTTGACATGGCACTTTCATGGGTACGACAATGA